A single region of the Branchiostoma lanceolatum isolate klBraLanc5 chromosome 1, klBraLanc5.hap2, whole genome shotgun sequence genome encodes:
- the LOC136446565 gene encoding basic salivary proline-rich protein 2-like, which produces MSRKSKTEMRAPAGRTFPFLMDDEQVDAELTVLQREREKLMKKKKVLELRHEIARLNMEATSSQPPPPPQLHRVPSQGQGRASRRRYSSSESSRQGEPDKEVFNKKPSPDIERSNREPKTPPRTTPDVTPEFKNPPGMPVQRQDSRTSRKSTSSRTAPSAPDRDAPAFRNPPPFDLVGMDTLRGAPPEMTPEMFPPEGSRSRATHEIVTSAEPSSSTHSKEKEEFLRRRKEKKEGSSSRQGSVRSTASVRRFSDLAHQPRTGSVSSVRSNKAVRGFPSFESPAEPVGYAEPVAPPRHRRESDPTSPTSPSKTALFDFTQPSGSVRSRTGPPPSVGPPPPPPPPHPSAPRIPPLANASSPRRTGSEPVQRNHAVVPDYGRSPPQSPDGAVSLADFIRQSGVKHQHK; this is translated from the exons ATGAGTCGCAAAAGCAAGACAGAAATGCGGGCTCCAGCCGGCAGGACGTTTCCCTTTCTTATGGACGATGAGCAAGTCGATGCCGAACTTACCGTCCTGCAAAGGGAACGAGAGAAactgatgaagaagaaaaaggttcttgagttacgACACGAGATCGCGAGGCTGAATATGGAAGCCACCTCGTCCCAGCCGCCTCCACCACCTCAGCTACACCGGGTACCGTCGCAGGGACAGGGGAGGGCGTCCCGGAGACGGTACTCCAGTTCAGAGTCAAGCCGCCAGGGGGAGCCAGACAAGGAGGTTTTCAACAAGAAACCTTCCCCGGACATAGAGAGGTCTAACAGAGAACCCAAGACTCCTCCCAGGACGACCCCTGACGTCACACCAGAGTTCAAGAACCCACCAG GTATGCCTGTTCAGCGGCAGGATTCCAGGACATCTAGGAAAAGTACTTCAAGTCGAACGGCCCCCTCTGCCCCCGACCGCGATGCCCCCGCTTTCAGAAACCCGCCTCCTTTTGACCTCGTCGGCATGGACACCCTACGTGGAGCGCCACCGGAAATGACACCGGAAATGTTCCCTCCCGAGGGgtcaaggtcaagggcaacgcaCGAAATCGTGACGTCAGCAGAGCCCAGCTCGAGCACTCATTCCAAAGAGAAAGAGGAATTTCTAAGAAGGAGGAAAGAGAAAAAGGAAGGTTCGTCGTCTCGCCAGGGCTCGGTGCGATCCACGGCGTCTGTGAGACGCTTCAGCGACCTGGCCCACCAGCCTAGGACGGGGTCGGTGTCGTCCGTTCGATCCAACAAGGCCGTCAGGGGGTTCCCGTCTTTTGAATCACCCGCGGAGCCGGTCGGGTACGCGGAGCCAGTCGCCCCTCCTCGCCATAGGAGAGAGTCAGACCCCACTAGTCCAACATCACCCAGCAAAACAGCATTGTTCGACTTCACCCAACCTTCCGGGTCCGTACGCTCAAGAACCGGACCCCCTCCGTCTGTTGGACCACCCCCTCCGCCGCCACCCCCTCACCCCTCAGCACCCCGGATACCCCCCTTGGCAAACGCAAGCAGTCCGCGGAGGACAGGTTCCGAGCCTGTCCAGAGAAACCACGCGGTTGTTCCGGATTACGGACGGAGCCCCCCGCAGAGTCCGGACGGTGCAGTCAGTCTGGCAGACTTTATCAGACAATCCGGAGTCAAACATCAACATAAGTAA